Proteins encoded in a region of the Apostichopus japonicus isolate 1M-3 chromosome 19, ASM3797524v1, whole genome shotgun sequence genome:
- the LOC139959820 gene encoding uncharacterized protein → MNNSKTEVLLISSKHLARKIECPSIIIGDHQVEPSDVAKSIGVIMDKHASMEDHITSVCRSAQYHLYNIGRIRKYLTREATEQLIHAFITSKLDYCNALFCGLPVKQIKRLQRLQNIAARIVTLTTTSSHITPILHELHWLPVSQRIRFKVLLLVFKCQNMTPPYLQDLIRPYQPTRALQSAGQSRLEVPSPRQTAMGTELFAWLGHASGMSCQLPAELRTISRLTTFKSKLKTFLFRQHYCNI, encoded by the coding sequence ATGAATAACTCAAAGACTGAGGTGCTTCTAATATCATCAAAGCATCTGGCCAGAAAGATAGAGTGTCCAAGCATCATTATTGGTGACCATCAGGTGGAGCCTAGTGATGTGGCAAAGAGCATCGGTGTCATAATGGACAAACATGCCTCTATGGAAGACCATATAACATCTGTGTGTCGGTCTGCTCAGTACCATCTCTACAACATCGGAAGAATACGAAAATACCTCACCAGAGAAGCCACAGAGCAGTTAATCCATGCTTTCATAACTTCTAAACTGGATTACTGCAATGCACTTTTCTGTGGACTACcagttaaacaaataaaacgacTGCAAAGGCTCCAAAACATAGCAGCAAGGATCGTTACACTAACAACAACATCTAGTCATATTACCCCAATATTGCATGAACTTCATTGGCTGCCAGTATCTCAGCGGATTAGGTTCAAAGTCCTTCTTCTTGTGTTCAAGTGCCAGAACATGACACCTCCATACCTGCAAGATCTGATCCGTCCTTATCAGCCAACAAGAGCCCTACAGTCTGCTGGTCAGAGTCGTCTGGAGGTTCCATCACCAAGACAAACAGCTATGGGAACAGAGCTTTTTGCGTGGCTGGGCCACGCCTCTGGAATGAGCTGCCAGCTGCCAGCTGAACTCAGAACTATTTCTAGACTTACGACCTTCAAATCAAAGCTGAAAACCTTCCTTTTTAGACAGCATTACTGCAATATTTAA
- the LOC139959821 gene encoding uncharacterized protein produces MSSHKKPAAGCSQASPPPKKGKWYKQNFREAWLSDPELKDWVARDANDSLAAICTVCNYESTDISTTQILAVVVRFFHNRQVADALLTTVEVEDNSALGLYNAVKKVFEDHEVPLSNIIGFGSDNCSTMMGAQSGFQARLKEDVPGVFVMGCVCHSFALCANHASKLLPSWLEALVKDICCYFSRSSKRKHQFSLIQDVVKAPQYNILKLCQTRWLSRGQVIACILEQWDALVLFFQSEARSDRVDGAAQIQERMSTVGTKHMLLFLGYILPKIDRMNIEFQSQDLRLHTLFNTISDEYRNILSMFIRDVIINQHISKIDPADTDLHWPFESMHVGGKCQAMLLRQPLAVNEGRFKRDCRAFLIELCNQMRKRFPFESDSVLAMISCLDPKEACSTNRSLTNITKLAMNFPMLVPEDDFDTLEEQWRAILYASDSLERLDSDSPTIFWDELRDLKDGNNQRRFGLLGNFMCHLLALPHSSACVERVFSQVNMIKTGRTNRLHASTLCNRLLANQAIT; encoded by the exons ATGAGCTCACACAAAAAGCCAGCTGCGGGGTGCAGTCAAGCATCACCACCGCCTAAAAAGGGGAAGTGGTATAAACAAAATTTCAGAGAAGCGTGGCTTTCTGATCCTGAACTGAAAGACTGGGTTGCAAGAGATGCTAATGATTCTCTTGCCGCTATTTGCACAGTGTGCAATT ATGAGTCTACTGATATTTCTACCACCCAAATTCTTGCTGTTGTTGTGAGGTTCTTTCACAATCGACAAGTAGCCGACGCCTTACTAACGACTGTTGAAGTGGAGGATAATAGCGCCCTGGGACTATACAACGCTGTAAAGAAAGTGTTCGAAGACCATGAAGTACCTTTGAGTAACATCATAGGATTCGGAAGTGACAACTGTTCTACAATGATGGGAGCACAATCGGGGTTTCAAGCGCGTCTTAAAGAAGATGTGCCAGGCGTTTTCGTCATGGGGTGTGTATGCCATTCGTTTGCTCTCTGTGCTAACCACGCCAGCAAGTTGCTCCCGTCATGGCTAGAGGCGCTTGTCAAAGACATATGCTGTTACTTCTCTCGAAGCAGCAAACGCAAGCATCAGTTTAGCCTCATTCAGGACGTAGTTAAGGCTCCCCAGTACAACATTCTTAAACTCTGCCAAACCCGATGGTTGTCTCGGGGACAAGTTATCGCATGCATCTTAGAACAGTGGGATGCATTAGTGCTATTCTTCCAGTCAGAAGCACGATCCGATCGTGTTGATGGAGCTGCCCAAATACAAGAGAGAATGTCAACCGTCGGGACAAAGCACATGCTTTTGTTCTTGGGATACATCTTGCCAAAGATCGACAGAATGAACATTGAATTTCAGTCGCAGGACCTCCGACTGCATACTTTGTTCAATACCATCAGTGATGAATATAGGAATATCCTCAGTATGTTCATCCGCGACGTCATCATAAACCAGCACATCAGCAAGATAGATCCTGCTGATACTGACCTCCATTGGCCTTTCGAATCAATGCACGTCGGAGGAAAATGCCAGGCAATGCTCCTGAGGCAGCCGTTGGCAGTGAACGAAGGACGTTTTAAGCGGGATTGCCGAGCGTTCTTAATCGAGTTATGTAATCAAATGAGGAAGCGTTTCCCTTTTGAGAGTGACTCTGTGTTGGCCATGATTTCATGCCTGGATCCCAAAGAGGCCTGCTCTACCAATCGATCATTGACGAACATCACGAAACTAGCGATGAACTTCCCGATGTTAGTCCCAGAGGACGATTTCGATACACTAGAGGAGCAGTGGAGAGCCATACTCTATGCATCTGACTCCCTGGAACGTCTTGACAGCGATTCTCCCACCATTTTCTGGGATGAGCTTCGTGACCTCAAAGACGGGAATAATCAGAGAAGGTTTGGGCTCTTAGGCAACTTCATGTGTCATCTCCTTGCTTTGCCACACTCATCGGCTTGTGTGGAAAGAGTTTTCTCGCAAGTGAACATGATCAAAACGGGACGCACGAACCGCCTTCACGCTTCAACCTTATGCAATCGACTACTTGCAAATCAGGCTATTACCTGA
- the LOC139960351 gene encoding uncharacterized protein, translated as METLNLILPLLRKGMWAASVDLQDAYLHIPIHPRHQRYLAFQYAGRRFTFRSLPFGLSTAPRVFTRVAGTVIAYLRKEGVTLYAYLDDWLIVGESKSNAAHNVQKTVQILQELGWIINQTKSQLTPTQTIQFLGARLDSTTGIASPSEQRIEAVRAATAQIISSQESPTGMWLRALGLISSLVDVVTLCRLRMRPLQLHLRKTANLLTLDQTAPIGRCHRPSTMVARHRQLRPRGPLHHQSAKHIGHDGRFIDRVGSPLEEPDSLGDVVHSRKVMAHQLNRDVGCQTVPRVVPRTPEKYSNHRLHGQYHRGSVHKQTRGHSLREVMSADLGSPDDSQGLRNDITSVPHRRKTKCDGRCSVQRTQTSGHCPRRHATGSSKSSANQWWTCLRRRRTPNSRSFAPDNSTPGRTTSTPCPSHGTIWRPTPSRRSA; from the coding sequence atgtgggcggcaAGCGTAGACCTACAGGACGCCTACTTACATATACCAATACATCCACGTCACCAGCGGTACCTAGCCTTCCAATACGCCGGAAGGAGATTTACATTCAGGTCACTCCCGTTCGGCCTGTCTACGGCACCAAGAGTCTTCACAAGAGTGGCAGGAACGGTAATCGCCTACCTCAGGAAAGAAGGAGTAACGTTGTACGCCTACCTCGACGACTGGCTCATAGTAGGAGAGTCGAAGTCCAATGCAGCACACAACGTACAGAAAACGGTGCAGATCCTTCAGGAACTGGGTTGGATAATCAATCAAACAAAATCCCAGCTAACACCAACACAGACGATCCAGTTCCTGGGGGCCAGACTAGACTCCACCACAGGCATAGCCAGTCCCTCAGAACAAAGAATAGAGGCAGTCAGAGCGGCCACAGCCCAAATCATATCGTCACAAGAGTCACCCACAGGAATGTGGCTCCGAGCCCTGGGGCTAATATCCAGCCTGGTTGACGTGGTGACATTATGCAGACTACGCATGCGTCCGCTGCAACTCCACCTGCGGAAAACGGCCAACCTGCTAACCCTGGACCAGACAGCGCCGATCGGAAGATGTCACCGCCCATCTACAATGGTGGCACGACACAGACAATTGAGACCAAGGGGTCCCCTTCACCACCAGTCTGCCAAACACATCGGTCACGACGGACGCTTCATTGACAGGGTGGGGAGCCCACTGGAAGAACCTGACAGCCTGGGGGACGTGGTCCACAGCAGAAAAGTCATGGCACATCAACTCAATAGAGATGTTGGCTGTCAAACGGTCCCTAGAGTCGTTCCACGAACACCTGAAAAATACAGTAACCACCGTCTTCATGGACAATACCACCGTGGTAGCGTACATAAACAGACAAGGGGGCACTCACTCCGAGAGGTTATGTCAGCTGACCTGGGAAGTCCTGATGACAGCCAAGGACTCCGGAATGACATTACGAGCGTCCCACATCGCCGGAAAACTaaatgtgatggccgatgctctGTCCAGAGGACCCAAACGAGTGGGCACTGTCCCAGGAGACATGCAACAGGATCTTCGAAATCTTCGGCAAACCAATGGTGGACCTGTTTGCGACGGCGGAGAACACCAAACTCCAGATCTTTTGCTCCAGACAATTCCACCCCAGGGCGCACCACATCGACGCCATGTCCTTCCCATGGAACAATCTGGAGGCCTACGCCTTCCCGCCGCTCTGCATGA